The sequence below is a genomic window from Lysobacter stagni.
CAGCGAGGGGGACGGTAGTCGGAATTGGTCAGCATTGGAACGTGATTCATGAGCGCGGATGCATGAGCAAAAGCCTAGGCCCGGCCTTGATCGAGATTGCGTGAAGGCCCCTGATTTCCACAACGCAGAACACGGCGCGCGGCGGCACCTTTGCGCCGACGCGCGAGCGCCGGCCGCGTCTTCAGCTGTTCATCGCTTCGACGATGCGGCCGCGCGCGAGTTCAGCGATGCGGCGGCGACCGTCGGTTTCGCCCGGCGCGATCGGGGCCAGGAAATGGACCTCGGCCAGGCGCGTGGGTTCCCCCAGCAGACGCAGGAAATTGGCCAGGAAGCTTTCGCCCGGCTGGAACGCGACCACGTGCTGCGCCTCGCCGCGTTCGCCGTAGCGCAGCGCCACCGGCTGCACCGGTACGCCGGCTTCGACGGCGGCCAGGAAGATGCGCGCGTGGAACGGGCCGATCTCGCGACCGCCACGCGTGCCACCCTCGGGGAACACGCCGACCGAGCGCCCGCCACGCAGGCGCGCGAGCATCTCGTGGAGCACGCCGCCGAGGGACTCGGTGCTGCCGCGCGAGTGGAAGATGGTCTCACCACGCGAGGCCAGCCAGCCCACGACCGGCCAGCTTTCGATCTCGCGCTTGGCGACGAAGCCCATCATGCGCTGGCTGTGCAGCGTTTCGATGTCGATCCAGCTGACGTGGTTGGCGACGAACATCGCCGCGCCCGGCAATGGCGTGCCGACGCGACGCAGGCGGAAGCCGAATATCCACATCAAGCCGGCCGACCAGGCGCGGATCGCGCGGTGTTCCAGCAGTTCATCGCCCACGCGCAGGCCGCGCGTCAGCGGCGTGCCCATCAGCAGCACCAGCGGAAGGTCGATGAGCACGTGCCACACCAGCAGCGGCACGCGGACGAGATAGCGGAGCGCGCGCGCGGCGGGCGCCTCGAAGGGCGCCGTCGCGCCGGCGTGGGGTGACGGCGCATTCATTGAGTGCACGATACCGAAGCCCAACCGCCGCGACCAGCGTCGCCAGCGACACACAGCGGTGAAATTGGAGGTCCATCGCCTCTGTGCGGGCGCGACGCGCGCGCACGCCGGTTCAGTCGCGTGCGACGACGGCGAGCGTGAGACGCGAAATGCAGACCAGCCGGCCGCGCTCGTCCTCGATGCGGATCTCCCACACCTGCGTGCGACTGCCCACGTGCAGTGGTCTGGCGGTGCCGGTGACCACACCGTCGCGTACGGCACGCAGGTGGTTGGCGTTGATCTCGATGCCGACACAGACCTCGCCTTCGCCACAGGACAGATTGCCGGCGCTGCTGCCCAGCGTCTCGGCCAGCAGCACCGACGCGCCGCCGTGGAGCAGGCCGTAGGGCTGGTGGGTGCGGGCGTCGACCGGCATGGTGCCGCGCACGTAGTCCGGTCCGATCTCGGTGAAGACGATGCCCAGCGGTTCCATCGCCGTGCCGCGTGAGAGCGCGTTGAGGTCGTCGACGGTGGAGGCGCTGCGGAAGGGCGAGCGGCGCGGCGCGGAAGGGGTTTCGTTCATCGCACCACCTTAGCGGCGGGTGCGGCCCGGGGCCAGCGCGCGGACGTGAAAAAAAAAGAGGGCCCGGCCGGGAC
It includes:
- a CDS encoding lysophospholipid acyltransferase family protein, whose product is MNAPSPHAGATAPFEAPAARALRYLVRVPLLVWHVLIDLPLVLLMGTPLTRGLRVGDELLEHRAIRAWSAGLMWIFGFRLRRVGTPLPGAAMFVANHVSWIDIETLHSQRMMGFVAKREIESWPVVGWLASRGETIFHSRGSTESLGGVLHEMLARLRGGRSVGVFPEGGTRGGREIGPFHARIFLAAVEAGVPVQPVALRYGERGEAQHVVAFQPGESFLANFLRLLGEPTRLAEVHFLAPIAPGETDGRRRIAELARGRIVEAMNS
- a CDS encoding hotdog fold thioesterase is translated as MNETPSAPRRSPFRSASTVDDLNALSRGTAMEPLGIVFTEIGPDYVRGTMPVDARTHQPYGLLHGGASVLLAETLGSSAGNLSCGEGEVCVGIEINANHLRAVRDGVVTGTARPLHVGSRTQVWEIRIEDERGRLVCISRLTLAVVARD